In Epilithonimonas zeae, a single window of DNA contains:
- a CDS encoding GH3 auxin-responsive promoter family protein yields MLDFIKKNIALIWAKKHIAKTKDFKTNAVKNQEELLLSLVKTAEKTLFGREHQFETIKTIDDFQKNVPVTDYEDLKPYIEKVKKGQSKILWPDLPEYFAKTSGTTSGSKYIPISKEAMPFQIAAAQSAIFHYIEKKNNADFVNGKMIFLQGSPELEEVNGVKTGRLSGIVAHHIPNYLQKNRLPSWETNCIEDWETKVDKIVEETENENMTLISGIPPWLIMYFEKLIDRHGKKITQIFPNLQLIITGGVNYEPYRDKMNELLGKPVDIVQTFPASEGFFAFQDDYQKEGLLLLTSHGIFYEFIPLEQYGKPNAERLTLKDVELNKDYALILTTNSGLWAYSIGDVVRFIDKNPYRILVSGRTKHFTSAFGEHVIAFEVEEALKATVEKFPAQITEFHLAPEVNPTEGLPYHEWFIEFEKEPENFEAFKSELDLQLRQRNTYYDDLISGNILQPLIITKLKKNAFQDYAKSEGKLGGQNKIPRLANDRKIAVYLAKLNLQ; encoded by the coding sequence ATGTTGGATTTTATCAAGAAAAATATTGCGCTCATCTGGGCCAAAAAACATATCGCAAAAACAAAAGATTTCAAAACTAATGCGGTCAAGAATCAAGAAGAGCTTTTGCTTTCACTTGTCAAAACAGCGGAGAAAACATTATTTGGAAGAGAACATCAGTTTGAAACCATAAAAACGATTGACGATTTCCAAAAAAATGTTCCTGTTACGGATTACGAAGACCTCAAACCTTACATCGAGAAAGTAAAAAAAGGTCAATCTAAAATCCTTTGGCCGGATTTACCTGAATATTTTGCAAAAACATCCGGAACAACATCCGGCTCCAAATACATCCCAATTTCCAAAGAAGCAATGCCTTTTCAGATTGCTGCAGCTCAAAGCGCAATTTTTCATTACATCGAGAAAAAGAATAATGCAGATTTTGTCAACGGGAAAATGATTTTTCTTCAAGGTTCTCCTGAACTGGAAGAAGTCAATGGCGTAAAAACCGGAAGATTGTCAGGAATTGTCGCGCATCATATCCCAAATTATCTCCAGAAAAATAGATTGCCAAGCTGGGAAACCAATTGTATCGAAGATTGGGAAACCAAAGTCGATAAAATTGTAGAAGAAACTGAGAATGAAAATATGACTTTGATTTCAGGAATCCCGCCCTGGTTGATAATGTATTTTGAAAAACTAATTGATAGACACGGAAAAAAAATCACTCAGATTTTTCCAAATCTTCAATTGATAATCACAGGTGGCGTTAACTATGAACCTTATCGTGATAAGATGAACGAATTGCTAGGAAAACCTGTTGACATCGTTCAGACTTTTCCTGCTTCGGAAGGTTTCTTTGCTTTTCAGGATGACTATCAGAAAGAAGGATTATTACTTTTGACCAGTCACGGAATTTTCTACGAATTCATTCCACTCGAACAATATGGAAAACCAAATGCAGAAAGATTGACATTAAAAGATGTGGAGTTGAACAAAGATTATGCATTGATTTTGACGACTAATTCAGGACTATGGGCTTATTCGATTGGAGATGTTGTGAGGTTTATCGATAAAAATCCTTACCGAATTTTAGTGTCAGGAAGAACGAAACATTTCACTTCTGCTTTTGGCGAACACGTGATTGCGTTTGAGGTGGAAGAAGCTTTGAAAGCAACGGTTGAGAAATTTCCTGCTCAGATTACAGAATTTCATCTCGCACCAGAAGTCAATCCCACTGAAGGGTTACCTTATCACGAATGGTTCATTGAGTTTGAAAAAGAGCCGGAAAACTTCGAAGCTTTCAAATCAGAATTGGATTTACAACTCAGACAAAGGAATACTTATTATGACGATTTGATTTCCGGGAATATTCTTCAGCCTTTAATTATAACAAAATTAAAGAAAAATGCTTTTCAGGATTATGCAAAGTCGGAAGGTAAATTAGGTGGTCAAAATAAAATTCCACGCCTGGCAAATGACCGGAAAATTGCAGTATATTTGGCGAAACTAAATTTACAATGA
- a CDS encoding type II toxin-antitoxin system RelE/ParE family toxin, with product MKKVEWTLRAKKEFDNTFNYWINHNKSDIYSQKLLDETLRKVNLIAENPLVGEVVFRNSRRVLVLENFSVVYRPTKNIIKINAFFDNRRDPKAL from the coding sequence ATGAAAAAAGTCGAATGGACACTCCGAGCAAAAAAAGAGTTTGACAATACATTCAATTATTGGATTAATCATAATAAATCTGATATTTATTCTCAAAAACTATTAGATGAAACTCTAAGAAAAGTAAATCTCATTGCTGAAAATCCTTTAGTTGGAGAAGTAGTTTTCAGAAATTCAAGAAGAGTTTTGGTGCTTGAAAATTTTTCAGTCGTCTATAGACCCACAAAGAATATAATAAAGATTAACGCTTTCTTTGACAACAGAAGAGATCCAAAAGCATTATAA
- a CDS encoding OmpA family protein: MKNLKLGISALALTVASTVFAQTTTNKWVIGVGAHGVNHVAQRNNFSNTFSFNNFKENLFGVSKYSITPPLSKLTVARSLSKGIVLDWQTTVGNVDNKRFGMDKEFFLMTGLGVQFKAAGLLWDEESWFDPYLRVGANYLRHDYTGLTFPRYDTKPTIGGGLHTAYNEDGDLTGKANHFTVSTGAGINFWVTKNFGLGVQGDYVTTPVDKSNVANFWQASASLLFRFGNTDRDKDGIPDKDDACPDVPGLPEFQGCPDTDGDGVPDKDDQCPDVAGPKENNGCPWPDTDGDGVLDKDDACVDVPGPAENKGCPWPDTDGDGVLDKDDACPTVPGLREYQGCPKPKKVTAEEAEKLFGGVFFDFNKATIKAESKGALDAAADLIKKDGGNYLLEGRTDAKGAEAYNLKLSRQRAASVVAALDSRGVDPNALKSIGVGKAKATVPATASDAERQVDRKVVVTAIEDAAQWNALKKRDYDDPTPVKVKKKAPAKKKAPAKKKK, encoded by the coding sequence ATGAAAAATCTAAAATTAGGAATTTCAGCATTAGCACTTACTGTTGCTTCTACTGTTTTCGCACAAACTACTACCAATAAGTGGGTTATTGGTGTGGGTGCTCATGGAGTGAATCACGTTGCGCAAAGAAATAACTTCAGCAATACGTTCTCATTCAACAATTTTAAAGAAAACTTATTTGGTGTTTCTAAGTATTCAATTACGCCACCATTATCTAAATTAACTGTTGCAAGAAGCCTTAGCAAAGGAATCGTTCTTGACTGGCAAACTACTGTTGGGAATGTTGACAACAAGAGGTTTGGAATGGATAAAGAATTCTTCTTAATGACAGGTCTTGGAGTTCAATTCAAAGCTGCTGGTCTTCTTTGGGATGAAGAATCTTGGTTTGATCCATATTTGAGAGTTGGTGCTAACTATTTAAGACATGACTATACTGGTCTTACATTTCCAAGATATGATACAAAGCCAACAATTGGAGGAGGTCTTCATACAGCTTATAATGAAGATGGAGACTTAACAGGTAAAGCAAACCACTTCACTGTTAGTACAGGTGCAGGTATCAATTTCTGGGTAACTAAAAACTTCGGTTTAGGTGTTCAAGGAGATTATGTAACTACTCCTGTAGATAAGTCTAATGTTGCTAACTTCTGGCAAGCTTCTGCTTCATTGTTGTTCAGATTTGGTAACACAGATAGAGATAAAGATGGTATCCCTGATAAAGATGATGCTTGTCCAGACGTTCCAGGTTTACCAGAATTCCAAGGATGTCCTGATACAGACGGTGATGGAGTTCCAGATAAAGATGATCAATGTCCAGATGTAGCAGGTCCAAAAGAAAACAACGGTTGTCCTTGGCCAGATACTGACGGAGACGGAGTATTAGACAAAGATGATGCTTGTGTTGACGTTCCTGGTCCAGCTGAAAACAAAGGTTGTCCTTGGCCAGATACTGACGGAGATGGAGTATTAGACAAAGATGATGCTTGTCCTACAGTTCCTGGATTAAGAGAATACCAAGGTTGTCCTAAACCTAAAAAAGTAACTGCTGAAGAAGCTGAGAAATTGTTCGGAGGTGTATTCTTCGACTTCAACAAAGCTACAATCAAGGCTGAGTCTAAAGGAGCTCTAGATGCTGCTGCTGACTTGATCAAGAAAGATGGTGGTAACTATTTGTTGGAAGGTAGAACAGATGCTAAAGGTGCTGAAGCTTATAACTTGAAACTTTCTAGACAAAGAGCTGCTTCTGTAGTTGCTGCATTAGACTCTAGAGGTGTAGATCCAAACGCTCTTAAATCTATCGGTGTTGGTAAAGCTAAAGCAACAGTTCCTGCTACAGCTTCAGATGCTGAGAGACAAGTAGATAGAAAAGTAGTTGTAACAGCTATCGAAGATGCTGCTCAGTGGAATGCTCTTAAAAAGAGAGATTATGATGATCCAACTCCAGTAAAAGTTAAGAAAAAAGCTCCAGCTAAGAAAAAAGCTCCAGCTAAAAAGAAAAAATAA
- a CDS encoding YebC/PmpR family DNA-binding transcriptional regulator, whose protein sequence is MGRAFEYRKASKMARWDKMAKTFSKIGKDIALAVKAGGPDPDSNPALKRCIQNAKGANMPKDNVERAIKKASGADAENYEEITYEGYGQGGVAFFVECTTNNPTRTVANVRAIFNKFDGSLGKNGELAFIFDRKGIFTIDLAQVKMDWDDFEMEMIDGGAEDVEKDEEEVMITTAFEDFGSLSHKLDELGIEAKSAELQRIPNNTKGMTEDQFKANMKMLERFEEDDDVQNVFHNMEFTDEQLESL, encoded by the coding sequence ATGGGAAGAGCGTTCGAATATAGGAAAGCCTCAAAAATGGCCAGATGGGATAAGATGGCCAAAACATTTTCAAAAATAGGAAAGGATATCGCTTTGGCGGTAAAAGCGGGCGGTCCTGATCCAGATTCCAATCCTGCTCTTAAGAGATGCATCCAGAATGCAAAAGGTGCTAATATGCCAAAAGACAATGTCGAAAGAGCAATTAAAAAAGCAAGTGGCGCAGACGCAGAAAACTATGAGGAAATCACTTATGAAGGATACGGACAAGGAGGTGTTGCCTTCTTTGTAGAATGTACCACAAACAATCCTACGAGAACTGTGGCTAACGTAAGAGCTATTTTTAACAAGTTTGACGGAAGTCTTGGTAAGAATGGTGAATTAGCATTCATCTTTGATAGAAAAGGGATTTTCACTATTGATTTGGCTCAAGTTAAAATGGATTGGGATGACTTCGAAATGGAAATGATTGATGGTGGGGCAGAGGATGTAGAAAAAGACGAGGAAGAAGTAATGATTACTACAGCTTTCGAAGATTTCGGTTCGTTGTCGCATAAATTGGATGAACTTGGAATCGAAGCTAAAAGTGCCGAACTACAAAGAATTCCGAATAATACAAAAGGAATGACAGAAGATCAATTTAAGGCTAATATGAAAATGCTGGAACGTTTTGAGGAAGATGATGACGTTCAGAATGTCTTCCATAATATGGAGTTTACAGATGAACAATTAGAATCACTTTAG
- a CDS encoding MFS transporter, with amino-acid sequence MISFTPLRVLKNIEFRHLLTGRFFLIIAFRMLATLLGWWVYQLTKDPFSIGLIGLSEVIPAVSCALYAGHIIDMNEKKKLLLICNYAYVILISLLLIPAFFGHRMHFTGHEITYFIYAVIFFTGISRSFLGPLVPSMIPRIVKQENLPYAVTLNQATFLIASVSGHALGGFLIALISIKWTLVVIVCSMIFASLFFWTINQQQSENKKKDVKVFESMKEGLAYIYRTKEILGAQMLDMFAVLFGGAVAMIPVFASDILKVGSEGFGLLNAASDIGSMLIIITLSLVPLRKNQGKILLCVATGFGLCIIGFGLSKLYWLSFGFLVLSGMLDGISVVIRGTIVQLKTPEEIRGRVLSVNSIFIMSSNELGQFESGLTAKLMGVVRSVVFGGTMTVLTALFIGATSKKLRKMEY; translated from the coding sequence ATGATTTCTTTTACACCACTTCGCGTTTTAAAAAATATAGAATTTCGTCATCTTCTTACCGGAAGATTTTTCCTTATCATCGCTTTCAGGATGCTCGCAACCTTACTAGGTTGGTGGGTTTATCAGTTGACAAAAGATCCTTTTTCCATTGGATTGATTGGTCTTTCTGAGGTAATTCCTGCAGTTTCTTGCGCGCTTTATGCCGGTCATATTATCGATATGAACGAGAAGAAAAAACTGCTTTTGATTTGTAATTATGCTTATGTGATTCTGATTAGTTTACTTTTGATTCCAGCTTTCTTTGGGCATCGGATGCATTTTACTGGTCACGAGATCACGTATTTTATTTATGCGGTCATTTTTTTTACGGGAATCTCACGCTCGTTTCTCGGTCCGTTGGTTCCAAGTATGATTCCGAGGATTGTAAAGCAGGAAAATCTGCCCTATGCTGTGACGTTGAATCAAGCGACTTTTCTGATTGCGTCGGTTTCCGGTCACGCTTTAGGTGGTTTTCTGATTGCTTTGATTTCTATTAAATGGACTTTAGTAGTGATTGTTTGTAGTATGATTTTCGCTTCTTTGTTTTTCTGGACGATTAATCAACAACAGTCTGAAAATAAAAAGAAAGATGTGAAAGTCTTCGAAAGTATGAAGGAAGGTTTGGCTTATATCTATAGAACGAAGGAGATTCTTGGTGCTCAAATGCTGGATATGTTTGCGGTTCTTTTCGGTGGTGCAGTGGCAATGATTCCGGTTTTTGCAAGTGACATCCTGAAGGTTGGTTCCGAAGGTTTTGGGTTGCTGAACGCAGCATCAGACATTGGTTCGATGTTGATTATCATTACGCTTTCTCTGGTTCCATTGCGAAAAAATCAAGGAAAGATTTTACTTTGTGTAGCAACTGGATTTGGATTGTGTATTATTGGATTTGGATTGTCCAAATTGTATTGGTTGTCTTTTGGATTCTTAGTTCTAAGCGGAATGCTGGACGGAATAAGTGTTGTCATCCGAGGAACAATTGTTCAGTTGAAAACGCCTGAAGAGATCCGTGGCCGAGTTCTGAGTGTAAATTCTATTTTTATAATGTCAAGTAACGAGTTGGGGCAGTTTGAAAGTGGATTGACAGCGAAATTAATGGGCGTTGTCCGTTCTGTGGTTTTTGGAGGAACGATGACGGTTTTGACGGCGTTGTTCATTGGAGCGACTTCTAAGAAGTTGAGGAAGATGGAGTATTAA
- the rplU gene encoding 50S ribosomal protein L21, producing the protein MFAIVEIAGLQYKVEQNQKLFVNRLKGDKGAKVSFDKVLLTVNGAVTVGAPAVNGIAVEVEILDHVQADKVIVFKKKRRKGYAKKNGHRQQLTQIQIVSITGFDGAKKEAKKAAPKKAAKAEVTETSETAE; encoded by the coding sequence ATGTTTGCAATTGTAGAAATAGCAGGGCTTCAATACAAAGTTGAGCAAAACCAAAAGTTGTTTGTGAACCGTTTGAAAGGAGATAAAGGAGCGAAAGTTTCTTTTGATAAAGTTCTTCTTACTGTAAACGGTGCAGTAACTGTTGGTGCCCCGGCTGTAAACGGTATCGCCGTAGAAGTAGAAATTCTTGACCATGTTCAAGCTGACAAAGTAATCGTTTTCAAAAAGAAAAGAAGAAAAGGTTATGCTAAGAAAAATGGTCACAGACAACAATTAACTCAAATCCAGATTGTTTCTATCACTGGTTTTGACGGTGCGAAAAAAGAGGCTAAAAAAGCTGCTCCTAAGAAAGCTGCTAAAGCTGAAGTAACAGAAACCAGCGAAACTGCTGAATAA
- the rpmA gene encoding 50S ribosomal protein L27, with protein sequence MAHKKGVGSSKNGRESHSKRLGVKIFGGQTAVAGNIIIRQRGTQHHPGENVGMGKDHTLHALVDGTVVFRKKANNRSFVSVEPNA encoded by the coding sequence ATGGCACATAAGAAAGGAGTTGGTAGTTCCAAGAACGGTAGAGAATCTCATTCTAAAAGACTAGGTGTTAAGATTTTCGGAGGACAAACTGCAGTTGCAGGGAATATCATCATCAGACAAAGAGGTACTCAACACCACCCAGGTGAAAACGTAGGAATGGGTAAAGATCATACTTTACACGCTCTTGTTGACGGTACTGTAGTTTTCAGAAAGAAAGCAAACAATAGATCTTTTGTATCTGTTGAGCCAAACGCATAA